The region CAGGTTGAGAAATTAGTGGCACGCTCTGCAGACGGAAGGGTAGATAAGTACTGCTGTGTCTTCCTGCCTGATGGTACAGCTTCTCTGACCCCAGCCCGACCTGGTGTCACCATCCGCAACATGCTCACTGGCTTGTGTGAAAAAAGAGGCCTTCCTCTGTCAGACATCATTATTTATCTACATGGCAAAGACAAAGTAAGAAGTGTGAAACATTTACATGTGCATAACCAGTCAGAATTTGAACACATttacttaattttgttttgaacTTAAAAACCTtgttatataatgttttatatagacatataaaaattaggcctatatattatttatttttttcaaatctaaaattttgattttattttattatgtgttCATTTCTTATTGTGATCTCCCATTGGGTGTTATGTATAGCAACCCCTGTCACTGGACCAGGACAGCTCTGTGCTGAAGGACCAGCAGGTGTTCTTGGAACTGAGGGTCACATTTGCGTGAGTGctagagaaaaaacaaacaaacaaacatatttttaaataaaaatataattttctccACAAAAACCTGCTAAAGGGATTGTCCAcccaaaattctgtcatcatttactcaccctcttgttgtttcaaacctgtatgacttcttctgcaaaagaagatattttgaagaatgctgataACTAAAAAAGGTTCAGTTCCcgttgacttccattgtatttttgtaaatgtacaattaaagtcaatgtgaacaAAAACTGTTTAGTAaccaatattcttcaaaaatacagagcacagaagaaagaagtcatacagttttggaaccACATGAGGGTAGATACATGATTTTTGTGTCGACCCAAACAATCCGTTGTGTGCACATGTGTTTGTGTTATGTTTCTTGTACAGAGTGAAGGTAGCCTTCACAGGAAAGACGGTGGCCGTTGTGGTAAAGTCCAATAAGACCCTGCAGGATGCCCTTGCGGCAATGCTTCAGAAATATCGCCTCAGGTCACAGGACGCCATTGTCAGCATGGTGAGGGGAGGCCTAGAGTGACCGGAACAACCATTTCATTCTTTGTTGAAAGATAATAGTTTGACCTTTTCTGACGGACCACAAGCATGCAGGGAGTCATTCACAGATTTTCCTGTTTCTCTGGTTATTAAACTGCAGCTGCAAAAGTAGGACAGTGCCAATACTaaacaaatcatttaatgtttttatgtccATCAAAGCCCCCGCACACAACCCCGAAAAACTCaatacatttacagtttttctcagtcactttggtgcatttctcaaatcatccttaatatttgcaaagtGAAATATGTGTATTTCTCAAAATAATTcgtacaaacagcaccacacaatggatttcctgcaaaagcctgtaacttactcaaaatctttagttcatctctcaaaagtaagtatttatgtaaatgaacatatcagtgcaatcagaatgaaaagtccttgtgtcattgttcacaaacaagtgGTGATTAttcatttcaaaagtacaaatataCACAAGTATGTGGGACATTGATTGAAAGAATTTCGAAATGTTTGAagtacagtttttctcagtcgctttggtgcatttctcagatcagaaatgaaattctcagaactacttgttcaacctccacatcatctagtcacttgtgcacatcataataGCAGTTTCTCATTCGTTTAAACACAttgcgattgctttggtacatttatGCAACtggttatgtacatttgtctgccgtttcctacattttcagttgctaatatcatgttgctcaaaatgtattatacagttctctgtgctatagtcttACCCCACAAAACATCTAGTTATTAGTTCATATTacaagtcattaaatgcaaaatggttgatctagttgtcataaactgtaaagcatattttctacacatactaacagagtgcactattatattgacaacatgactaagtattttgactatcttgtttgtgaacaatgacacaacggacttttcattctgattgcactgatatgttcattgacataaatacttacttttgagagatgaactaaagattttgagtaagttacaggcttttgcaggaaatccatTGTTGGGTGCTGTTTGtatgaattgttttgagaaatgcatatacctctttgaaaatattaaggatgattcgagaaatgcaccaaagcgactgagaaaaactgtattgaGGATATGGTTGATCTCCCAATATTTAGCTGCACCCTTCAGCCATTgtaaggccatgattgacaacatggtcTACAATAGTGGCCCTTATTTCATCTGATATGCACCTCTCTGTCCTTGGCCCCTTCTGCCTCTTCCTGTGTTTTACCTCTGTACCCTTCCACCATGCATCCTTACTCCTCTTCTTTGAGCTATTTCAGGGAACTGGTTTATAATTGGTTTGATCTATATTCTCAAAtatagtgaaagtcaagattcacttgcacaattcatggcaaatttgcaaaaagtctaatagaaatgtatagaaaatatgcttgacagtttatgacaactagatcaaccattttgcatttaatgacatATACAATGAGGGGTTTTGAGGGGTAAGACAatagcacagagaactatattatacattttgagcaaaatgatattagcaactgataatgtaggaaacggcagacaaatgtacataatcagttgcatgaatgtaccaaagcaatcgcaacttgttcaaaagaatgagaaactgcttttatgatgtgcacaagtgactagatcaGGGGTGGGCAACGTCGGTCCTAGAGTGCcgctgtcctgtagagtttaactccaaccctaatcaaacacacctgaacaagctaatcgaggtcttcagaattactagggctataggcaggtgaggttttttttcagggttggagctaaactctgcaggacatcggcactccaggaccgacgttgcctacccctggACTAGAtaatgtggaggttgaacaagtagtttagaaaatttcatttctgatctgagaaatgcaccaaagccactgagaaaaactgtataatGCAGCTCCAATCGGTTCGCGTATCACAAataatttgattcagatcgggacttcaaATCGTATATCATGAATAGTATTCATTATAGTTATGTACAGTAACCTCAGttcaaaacagttattttcagAATATGAGAATAAAGAGAATAGAATAAGAGAACAGAGCCTGCACACCTATAGCAAGCAAACTAAGGGCTCTCACTCATGTTTTTCAATTATTTCTAATTAATAAATTCTAATTAATAAACACTATTATAAATTACATTGATCTGTCTGATTCAGCCATTATGTCAGTCATGTGCTAACATGTTTTATCATTTCTGTTGTCTATTTTCAGAGTGGAACTGGACAGATAATAAGTATGAACACAGTAGTCACCTCTCTGGCCAATAAGACACTAATTCTAGATAAAGGtatgtaaaaattatattttaaattctatatCTGTCAGGTTTCACATCAGATagatacagtcatggccaaaaatatcggcacccttggtaaatatgatcaaagaaggctgtgaaaattaatctgcattgttaatccttttgatattttatttaaaaaattcataaaaatctaacctttcattggataataagaatttaaaacgggggaaatatcattatgaaataaatgtttttctctaatgcacattggccacaattaacggcacccttttattcaatacttttttgaaacctccatttacCAGTTTAACAgatctaaattttctcctataatgcctgatgaggttagagaacacctgacaagagatcagagaccattccttcatccagaatcactccagaccctttagattcacagctccatgttggtgcttcttctcttcagttcaccactcattttctatagggttcaggtcagaggactggaatggccagcagaagcttggttttgtgctcagtgacccatttttgtgttgtttttgaggtttgtgtttggattattgtacggttggaagatccaaacatggcccattataagatttctaacagagtcagtcacttaatgattttttatctgttggtatttgattttatccatgatgccatgtgtctaaacaagatgtccaggacctccagcagaaatataggcccacaatatcaaaaatacagcagtatatttcattgtacacatggggtactttttatccctgtgttcaccaaacccatctcgagtgtttgctgctaaaatgctcattttttagtttcatctgaccatagaatccattcccatttgaagttccagtcgtgtctgatgactgaatatgctggagtttgtttttggatgagccaggagaatttttcttgaaaccctcccaatcAACATGTGGTGATATAGGTACtgtttaacaattttttttttaggttttctgaccccgagactcaactagtttctgcaattctccagctgtggtccttggagagtccttagccactcaaactctccttctcaccgtgcgttatgacgatatagacacacgtcctcttccaggcagttttgtaacattttatgttgattggaaattcttaattattgccctgatggtggaaatgggaattttcactgctctagctcttttcttaaagccacttcactaatttgtgaagctcagttatcttttgctgcacatcagaaatatattctttggtttttctcattgtgatggatgattaagggaatttgggctttgttttccctcctgtttatatttctgtgaaacagaaagcCATGGCtggctcaaaattgtgaatatgaatgggaatatacttcagagatattttactcataagaatttctaggggtgccaataattgtgtccaacgtgtatttgagaaaaacatttatttcaaaatgatattttcccccattttaaattcttattatccaatgaaaggttagatttttgtgaattgttttaataaaaatcaaaaggattaacaatgcagattaattttcacagccttctttaatcatatttaccaagggtgccgatatttttggtcatgactgtagacaggcagacagacagacagacagacagacagatggatagataaaataaacagacatacatagatagatagatagatagatagatagatagatagatagatagatagaacctTGGAATTTTCCATTGAGCTTGAATGAACAGACAATGATCCATGTGATTTGTGTTCCACTCCCTGAGCGAGATATTCAGTGGCGTCCTCTGTGGAGAACGTCATCTTCCATTTGTGTTGTTGTTATGGGCCCTGTACAGCACTAAACCTGTCCCACACTAGACCCGATTACATTAAATGTGATATATAGATGGAATTTATCAATATTTCTACAATGGTAAATGATGATTCCTTTTTCTTCCCTGGAATCAGTCTTGTTAAAACAGCCCACTCTAAGATGAAAATTGAATTCTCTCTAGCAGGTGTTGATCAGGCCAGCAGCCCCAAAGGGAACTTCTCACCTCCTTCATTACAAGTGAGTCTACTGCTTTAGGATAGCAGAACTCAATATCTTGATATTCTTCAGTCCTTCTTTGTGGTCTAACATCTTATGCATCTGTCACCAGGATCGGAGAGGTGCTGTTGATGCAAACATGTTCCCTCCAGGGATTTCCAGATCAGCTGCCCGACAGAAGAACCCTGGATTGAGGAGAACCTATGACATGGAGGGTAAATGATGATTATCTCATTTCTCTTCGCTTGGTCTTCACCCAATCTGCTCATCTAAATGTGTTGGGGCTTTCAGGTTTGGTGGAGTTGTTAAACCGAGCTCAGTGCTGCAGTGCTGATGATCAGCGAGGCCTCCTGAAGAAAGAACATCTAATGCTGCCTCAGTTCCTCCAGTTACCCCTGGAAGAAGTGGAGGAAGCTGAGACAAACAGATCACTGGAGGAGTCCTGCTCCAGTATGGGGTCTCTCGAAGTGGATTCTCCTGCAATACGATCAGACACATTAGGAAGGGAACAATCAGTGAATGAGTGCTCAAACCCAGCTCGAGAAACTGTGGTGTGAGCTAAACGGACCTGTTACATATTTTGCTTCAATGATCTGTCACAACTTGAGCATGAAGAATAGAGAATAATGTTTCAGCAATGTGAACATGGCGGTCTTTAATGATGGACAATTGTCATTAGGATTTTTTTATAATAGCAATTATATGAAATATTGTTTACAGTAGATGTAATTCTGCACATGCTAATGTCCAGCtgcttgtatttattttaaaatgattcacataacaaaaatacattctGTGTTCATGAAGACATTGCGTACTTGGCTTAAAGGTTAAACATTAGCTAATGCATTAGTTATCAGGAGTGAACAGTTTTCAAGCATTTATTAGGCtggattcattttaatttataaatgtatgtatttgcctttaatattaaaaacatattattgtatgtaaaaatgtacattcaTATTTTAGGTCTTTATTGGCTTAAACAGTTTCCTTAATGTAACATTTCTGGGTGAAACaggatattttttaaaaaaaaggacaggacttgatttttttctgatgtgattttttTCCTTGATTGGATCATGAAAAGTAGGGTTCCATACTGTGGTTCCATACAAGAATGACTGGAGTTAAGGAGGCTCAAGTTCACCTTTGAGTGTGTCTAATGTACCAGTGGTTCTGtaattaggggccaagcaccgaaggtgaTGTAAGTTTCGGTTAGTTGTCTTATTATTCCTCCTGAATTGGAGTCAATGGCAACTCTATGAAAGGCACAtagaaaaattatgaaaaatggcACAATTATAGTGGTTGTAATGAAGAGTAACATGACCAACTTTGGGGTCTCTAGGACATACTTTATAGTGCCACTACCAGTTAAAAAATTCAATTTTCCAATGGTTATAACTTTTGAAGACTTTATTCTAGTAATTCAGTTTTTATTACTCTCCTCAAGATGATCAAATTTAATATTACatgccattttaaaatgtgctgtATTCCATTTTTCACACTTCAAGTTTGATCCAATCTGAGCCACACTGAACAGAATTTTGATATTACTTTTTGTTAAAACGTCATGGGGGGAGGGcgcaaaaacttttgaaatgtttgtcAGAAAATCATGAGCTTTGGTGGGGTTCATTGACAGCATGTCCTGAAGGTACCTGAGACATTTACAGACAGTGGTAACTACCATTCAGAAGATATAAGGCTTTAACAAAAACGCTTATAACTTTTGAAAACTTTGTACCATATTGATTAAATGCTGATTCCAATGATATCTCACATGTCATTTTCCAACATTTTTCTGGTCCACTACTTTTAGGTAGTCAgtatgaaattttattttttcgcTACTTCTCCTACAAATCCTTAACACTTCTAAAATCAGTTCCTGTTTGGTGCAGCTTCAGATAGTTCTGAGCATAAAATAACAGTCCTGCTTTGCATTTCTATACAAAACcttatgcattttttttgccTTTGAGATGCACATTGCAGTCCCTCGGATTGTTTCCTGTGACATGCTTGCTGTGCTTACTGTAGTTTCCATGCTTGCTGTATTTGttgtgtttgctgtgttttcGGTGCTTGGTCCTGAATTGCTGTTTGCAGCTATATGCTGCTATTATTACCATAacttttacaatatttaatttaacagaTAATGCAGTTTTGTGCATTGGTATGCAGAATATAATCTCACTTCCTAAACCATATAACCACATTAACTGTTCCGagatacaacaacaacaacagtctTATAGCCTCTGTAAGTGGTACGGTGGGCAGTGGTCATTCTTTATTTAGTCTTGGAGTGTCCATACCTGTGTCCAAACGgtgggccactgtcctgcagagtttagttttAGAAAAGCCAAGAGTAGTATAAAATGACAGAATGGAATAGATAACATTAGCCTGTGCGTCACAGGTGGAATATCCAAGCATCCAAATAGGAAAAACATTTCAGAGGTTGTTTCAACTGATTACATTTTGTTGAAAGATTATGAAAACGTTATTTTGCATCCACAATAACACATGAACCTAAATTAAATactatcatttttaatttcatgatGATTTTAATGGCttaaaatattgataatgtCTGGGCTTCTGTGAGGAGCTCTCGAAGTTTGTTGGGTTTCGCTCACTCATGGTGTGTCTTCTGAAGACATGCAACTGCCCTGGGGTGAATAGAGAGAGAATGACAGAAATGGAAAGAGGTAAAATAGGGGCAGGGAGAAAGAAGGAGCTAATGCATGGAGTGTACTCAGCTAGTAAACTTGATGCTGATGGTTCCCTAGGCTTTAATAACACATACAcaaaccaaacacacacacattttccgCTAGTGCACCTTGTCCTCAGAAAAGTCTTCATCAGGGACATTATTTTTATGGTCTCTGAACGGACATCGTGTAGCGAAGTAATCAGACTCAATCAGATGACCAGCCCCCAAGCTAAGGCACagatagaaagaaagagagagagagagagagaacgagagaaGAGAAGGGATGGGaaggcagagagagaaagaagactGAAGGGAAGGAGGTGAAATCTGTGAGGTGAGGATTCTGCTTTACATCACTGAGCATGTCTTTGTGAGGATACGATTGCTACTGTTCTAACTCGTTTTTTTAAAGGTctattttgtgttgtttaagCAGAACAGTGCTGCACAACTGCGTTTCTGTCCTCAATGAGTGTACACTGAAATAACAACAGGGGTTTTCAAGGTAAGACCACTTTAACAAACTCCAATATGTAATGTTtctattattttagtttttatgctaattacagtttattcaccagatttttaaaaaatatttatttatttatttttattttattttatttttttagtctaGGGTGTTGATATCATCTtaaccctgtgtgtgtgtgtgtgtgtgtctgtgtctgtgtctgccacacacacacacacacacatgttggtatttgtggtttatggggactctccataggcgtaatgatTTTTATATCGTACAatctgtattttctatcgccctacaccaactctacacctaaacctacaccttacaggaaactttgtgcatttttagattttccaaaaaaaacaacaacatttagtatgtttttaaagccttttgaattacggggacacaggaagtgtcctcataaaccaccttcaaattgaaatacctctgtcataacaatgtcattaaacaaatttgtgtccccgtaaaccacaaataccccccccccccccacacacacacacaaacacacacacacacacagttgttTTTCTTTCACATTGGGGACTTTCCATCggcttttgttgtttttaatactGAGCTAATGATATGCCATATCCCCTAACCCTACACATAACCTTCTTCAGTTTCATTAAGATGTTATTTTGCCTGTTATTTAGTTGTTTTCCATCTTGGGGACCATTGTCCAGTCACCACAATGTAGGTGATTTCAAGTTTTACTATCCTTTTATCCAATTGGCCCCTACATTGTAGCTAGACCCAGACACACCACAGCTGCACTCCACTTCCCACAGAGTTCATTCAAATAGCCAAATTAATCACAAtgtgtatattattaaatatattatgtaaatgagcTTGTTAAAATGTACTAGGTGTCATTCTTTCTCAAGTATGAAATGTATGTAAAGTATGTGAGATGCTATTCAATGTTAAACTGTCAATCTAACCTTGGCTAATATGTAGTTATGTGGTCAAAAAGCTATGCACAGAAGTGTTTTGGTGCTGTTGTTATATCAGACACTTCTGCATGCATACACCAGAGAGGGTCTGTTGGTTGTACTAGAAGGTCTagtaatgacatttttaataaacattatgaggtccaaaaaaaagtgtgtatgtgtatagtgCTGTCCCACAGTTCTACGattgatttaaaatatcaaatggAAACTCTAAACCTAAAGTGATAAAATTTGGGGTAAATTTCTCATAATGACTCATAAAACTTTCCTATGACGTATTAGCTTGAGAGGATGATCCTTCTTGCTTTTCCCATTTTAATAGATACTTTCTGTTCACAACATGTTCAAAACTGATCTGAGATGAATCATTAGATTTAGTTGGCTTGGTTTATGGAACATAATTGTCTTGACTCATCTGCCAGTTAATTGTTCATTCAGCGTAATCAAAAGGTGAGGTCAGACAACTTAAATGAGTCAAGCTAATCATTTTCCATTACTAATTTGAATAATCTCAAACTGCATTGTTGTAACCATTCTACAGAACACTCTGCACAGGCACAAATTTTACCTGGCTCTGTTTTGAAAGATGAAAAATCGCATTTTGAGACAGGGGTCCCTGTAATCTAAACCCACCCTGGAGGGACACCGCCCATCACATTCATTCCTTCATCTGTCAGGCTCCTGGTACCGGCTTGTTGCCATGGTAATACCGTCTGGTGATGCAGTCGGAAGAGCTGAGTCCTAATTGGCCTCAGTCCTGGTTGAAATTTTGATAGCTGCTTCCGTGCCATGCTCTTGTTTAGAGTAACTATTGGATACTGATTAAGGATTCTGTTTTAAGGACATATACACAAAATACTGAACTGAGATGCTGGAGGAAAACGGAGGCAATTTtctctatttttctattttctctcGCTTGATATTTGCATCTCATTTTAAAACACTCTAGCCCtctctatttatctatctagaTCTCTATCTCTATTTTGTAGTCTCTCCCCTGCCAGCAAATACACATGCGTGCAACAGGGCAGATGGTTTGATGCTGTCTTCTGGGTGCTGACATTTGCACCAATCTCATATTTGAGGTCAGACTCGCCTTAGCTGGTGGTCTTCTTCTAGTTGATGTGACATTTCAAGTGTCCTGCgttcagggttgccaggttttcacaacaaaaccagcccaattgctactcaaaactagcagAATCGCATTTCGAGGGGGGTCCACAGGAAAAAACGTGTTCCGTGgggaaaaatacacattttttggATGGGTACCCCTGGTAAAATTTACATTCCAGTTGCTAAATATCAAGTTATTGGGGCGCTTCAACCTGcagacatgaaaaacaacccaACAGTGTTAAATtgttataaatgattaattattataaatgttttataattcagttgtagtataatattaattaataatttaccaaataaataagtaactaTTAAGtagttaataattttttttttatatataataaaataatttttgtactgtattttatcaTACTGCTTGAACATTGAATTGAATTAGATTATTCACCGCAGACTGATAGGtcctttaaatgtaatatgctACTGTAACAATCAAGTCATTTACTACATGGCTGAAGCTGCTGATTCTGCAACCAATTGCACAACTTTCTCTGAAAGCCTCCAcctcccccagctccacctgtctgGAACTGCTATGGGATTTATGTATGCAGCAGTATATCTTACATGCTCACACATCTCTGTCTCTATTACCATTTGCAAGTCCATACTTGTagcagtgtttgtgtttgtatctAGTCCACCAAAACCAATTACATTAACATTGTTGTATCTATTAACATGCCTTGGATTTATCATATTATGTTGTACCTCCACTGCTTTGATTCAAAGCTCTGCCTATGCATTGGTCAATATATGAGCTTATATGAGCTGTGTTTGCAGCTGAAGAGGTTTGAAAGGTGTTGATGAGTCATATCAGTGAAAGGAAAGACTAAGCACAGAGCAAATAGATGCAGTCAGCCTAGGCTTAGCTTGCCAAAGCCTGAGATTATTAAAGGCATTTATGCAGTCAAGGTTCTGAGCCGTCAATAACAAAGGAGGTTCAAATCATCTCATATAAACAGAACGAGCCCAgagattatttatttgaagctgAGATGGCATTCATAAATGCATTAGCAAACATCAATATTTCTACACAAGCAGTTTCAGATATGATGTGTGCAGAAAGAAAAATACCTAAGCCAGTCACAAGCTTATTTCTGCTTCAAAAGCTTGATTTTTTTGGTAAAGCGAGTCCTTTGTTCAGAGATACAGTGAGCATTCACTTCACTGTTCTGTTCCAAATTTTGGATCGTATAGCACAAATCATAAATTAAACGGAGCAATGGTTTCTTAAAAACTTTACCAGAATAATAAAATGAGTGATTTAACATTTAGTGAATAACCTGTAATAATACCGAACAGCATCTGGGTCACAAAGatgaacaaatacataaataaataaaaaaattgatgt is a window of Onychostoma macrolepis isolate SWU-2019 chromosome 21, ASM1243209v1, whole genome shotgun sequence DNA encoding:
- the rgs14b gene encoding regulator of G-protein signaling 14 isoform X2, which codes for MSLKGNNIGISIGLKTLAVSDGELNALETDDRSVSQYSSSNTSLPTVPSEGSRGVGQVASWAVSFERLLEDPMGVRYFTGFLKSEVSAENILYWLACEKFRKIPVHQTEQLKKEASSIYNTFLSSDATSPINIDDRVRVEEKDVQNPHPDIFQKAQQQIFKLMKFDSYTRFVRSQLYQSCMLANVEGRPLPGLDSRGRPITATKPTSSTSPKEQVKFDRTKERLKVKPGTADGDDVVERRKVNLQGMMGKDKRKEKRGSWGESPISFKTGLVKSSEVEKLVARSADGRVDKYCCVFLPDGTASLTPARPGVTIRNMLTGLCEKRGLPLSDIIIYLHGKDKQPLSLDQDSSVLKDQQVFLELRVTFAVKVAFTGKTVAVVVKSNKTLQDALAAMLQKYRLRSQDAIVSMSGTGQIISMNTVVTSLANKTLILDKGVDQASSPKGNFSPPSLQDRRGAVDANMFPPGISRSAARQKNPGLRRTYDMEGLVELLNRAQCCSADDQRGLLKKEHLMLPQFLQLPLEEVEEAETNRSLEESCSSMGSLEVDSPAIRSDTLGREQSVNECSNPARETVV
- the rgs14b gene encoding regulator of G-protein signaling 14 isoform X1, which translates into the protein MSLKGNNIGISIGLKTLAVSDGELNALETDDRSVSQYSSSNTSLPTVPSEGSRGVGQVASWAVSFERLLEDPMGVRYFTGFLKSEVSAENILYWLACEKFRKIPVHQTEQLKKEASSIYNTFLSSDATSPINIDDRVRVEEKDVQNPHPDIFQKAQQQIFKLMKFDSYTRFVRSQLYQSCMLANVEGRPLPGLDSRGRPITATKPTSSTSPKEQVKFDRTKERLKVKPGTADGDDVVERRKVNLQGMMGKDKRKEKRGSWGESPISFKTGLVKSSEVEKLVARSADGRVDKYCCVFLPDGTASLTPARPGVTIRNMLTGLCEKRGLPLSDIIIYLHGKDKQPLSLDQDSSVLKDQQVFLELRVTFAVKVAFTGKTVAVVVKSNKTLQDALAAMLQKYRLRSQDAIVSMSGTGQIISMNTVVTSLANKTLILDKAGVDQASSPKGNFSPPSLQDRRGAVDANMFPPGISRSAARQKNPGLRRTYDMEGLVELLNRAQCCSADDQRGLLKKEHLMLPQFLQLPLEEVEEAETNRSLEESCSSMGSLEVDSPAIRSDTLGREQSVNECSNPARETVV